Genomic DNA from Pelosinus sp. UFO1:
AATTTTCTTTTAGTACTTATTGTCAGTCTCGCTGACAGCTCATTTAGAATAACACTGATGCGCATATTATGTCAAGAACTATTTAAGAAAAAATAATATACCTTCGCTTCACGTACCTATGATTTGTTTTTCTCACCACAATGATCGATTCTACCTTTAGCCATAACTGAAATTGTTAATTACATAATTAACGTTTTCAACAAAGACAGTTAAGGATAACATTATAATTTGTCAATTAATAAAAGACCTCCATATACATAATAATCTGAGCTAACGGAAAAAATAATCAATAAAGGAGGTTGTTATATGAATTTTTTACGTTATGGCACAAGAATGCTACAAAATACTTCTCCTGTAGGACTCTTAATGGGTGGAACAGCATTATTACTCGGCTTTCCTTTAATTCGCAAAGGATTCCGTTGTGCAGCAGTGCTAACTGCAAGAACTATATATTCTGTAACTGATGAAGCTAGAAATATCAAAGATCAAGCTTTACATTCTCAGGAGGTCCATTCATGAACATCTTACGTTTTGGGTCACACTTATTAAGAAGAAGTTCTCCTGTCGGCATCATCTTAGGAGGAACAGCATTAGCACTGACTATACCGCCAATCCGTCAAGGATTACGTTCATTAGCAGTTGCAGCGACCCGTGGAGTATTATCAATAACTGATGAAGCAAAAAAAGTTACTTCAGCCTCTCGTGAAAGCATGGAAGATATAATAAGTGAAGCTAAAAATCCTGATACCTGTTGCCCATCTTGTTCAGATTTTACAGAAAGTGTGGCAGATTTAAAGACTGGACCACGTCGCTTAGCTGTAGCAGCAACTATGGGGGTATTAAGTGTCTCCGATAAAGCCAAGTCCCTCTACAAAGATGCCTCACAACAAGTCAAAGATATTGTAGACGAAGCTAAAAATAGCAAGGTATCTTCTGATCCTTCAGAAACAGAAATTCAAGAAACTGCAAGTCATCATAGTATCGAATCTGATGATTTAGAATCCCCAAAACACTAACCACAGAAATTTAATATTATCATAAGAAAAGACTTGGCTTGAGCCAAGTTCCTCAAGCGCAGGCAGAAATCTTAGATTACACGAGCCACTGAAAAAGGGAGTAAATTTCTTAAGAAATTTACTCCCTTTTTCAGTGGTCTCATATTGACTGAAGCCTTTCTCTTCGTAAACAACAATGGTAGACCTCGATCTTGCACGAGCTGTCCTTGACTTTATCTCATATTTCAAAAATCACTATATAGCCGTTTTTTTATATTGGATATTATAAACCTACTTTTCAAATTTTATGTACTATTGCAAGATAAGAATAGTATCTTATCTTCTCTATGTTATACATATTTTCCCAAGATTTTATCAGATAGATTATATTGACCCAGTATATTTTTCTGTAGTATAATCAATAGTAGTGGTAATGATAATCGATATCAACGGGAGGCGAATTCATGCCTACTTCAGTATCTGTAAAACCAATTGAAGTATTACTATTAGATTGTACAAGAGATATACGCTGGGAGTTCGATTACATACGTTCTCGAATTTCTTCAGATGAAATCCATAGATTAGCTGATAATCTACTTTGCAAAAATTCTCTAGAGTGGCCTTTAGCGTTATTCGAACTGCAAAAAGGAAAGAATCTAAATCGTCTGCTTGACCAGCTGAATTTTAAAATAAAGGTCCATGGATTTTCACATGAAAATCCTTTAATCTTTAAGGGTCCTTTTCCTACTCTTTCCTTGCGATCGTTGCAGGCTACCGTTGAAGAATACCGCTCTACATTACGAGCTGCTCATTGTGTTGAGTTTCTAGGAAATAAAGCTTGGAATTATTCTTTAAAATCGATTACTAAACGTAAATTACCTTTTCAAATCGATGTAGCAACTTTAACTTTAGAAGCTTTAGGTTGCTCAAAAAAGCATCAGATGAAAATTGCCTTGCTGGATCTTTCTGAGCGTATTAAGGGATGCATCCTTAATTTTCTCTATGATTGGGAAAGGTTGTTAACTCAGCAGACTTGTGAGCAACTTTTAATTCTCAAACAGAATGCGTATCTATCAATAACAGAGGCAGCCGTATAATAATAAGTCATATGCATATAATATTTTCTAGTGGGCATTTATCTCGCTAGACACGTTAAAATCCCAGTATATGGGATTTATTTTTTTGCGTTTAGGAACCATAAAGCACCTTAATTATTGATAGATACCTAGAAGGAGGAAAAGCTGTTTGGCCACAACATCTCCACAAATTGTTCACCAAATACCTGGGCGTATTCGTGTTTATCATCCTAGAATAAAATATAATCCCAACCTTGCTGCTCAAATAGAAATGCTTCTTAGAGAGCAAAAAGGGATTGAAGAATGTAAAGCTAATCCTAAGTCCGGTAAAATCTTGATCAAATATAATAGGGACATGATATCCGAAGAAGTTCTATGGCCCTTATTGCAAAATCAATCCTATAACACTTCAAAACCTAAGGTTTGCAAGAGGGAAAAGACAAAGCCTTTTGAATTAGAAGATGTGTCCATTCCTACGCAGATAGCTTTGGTTGCTATTGGTGGTCTAGCACTACTCTATCATCTATTTCGCTACCTGTTTCGTCCAGCACCTCTCTCCCTAAATCTAGCGCGCCAGACCAGTTTGATTACATTGATCACAGCTTTTCCAATATTGCGCAGTGGTGTAGAAAACCTCTTTTTACGTCGAGTCTTAAATAATGAAATTTTAATTGGAACGGCAATTATTCTATCTGTATTACTAAGAGAAGGAACTACAGGTTTAGTTGTTGTATGGTTAGTTAACCTAAGCACCTTAATTGAAACACTGACTTTAGATAAATCACGTCGTACTATTCGAAGCATGTTAGAAGGCAATCAAAAAGATGCATGGCTTGTTATAAATGGACAGGAAATATTAGTTCCTATATCTCAGCTAAAGGAAAATGACACCGTATCCGTAAAACTTGGCAGCAAAATCCCGGTGGATGGGATCATAGTAAATGGAGAGGCAGTGGTCAATCAAGCAGCATTAACCGGGGAACCAGTGCCTGTGCATAAACAAATTGGCGATATGGTATTGGCTGGCTCGACAATTGAACAGGGTACTTTATATATCAAAGCGGAGCGCGTGGGTGATAAAACATCTGTTGCCCGTGTGATACATCTTGTTGAACAAGCAACCCATTCTAAAGCTCCTATACAAAAAATGGCTGATACATATTCGGCTCGCCTCATCCCAGCTTCCTTTATCTTAGCATTTGTAGTATTTTTACTAACAGGCGATATAAGGCGAACAATGACAATTCTAATTGTAGCTTGCCCTTGTGCGGCCGGACTCGCAACCCCCACCGCTCTGAGTGCGGCAATTGGCAATGCGGCAAGTCGGGGAATTCTCGTTAAAGGCGGTCGTTATCTTGAAGAGGCCGGTAAAATAGATTTTTTACTCTTTGATAAGACGGGTACGCTCACAGAAGGAAAATCGGCTGTTACCAAAGTGATTTCCCTTCATAACGGGTATGACTCAAATTCCATCTTAACTTTAGCCGCTGCAGCAGAGGCAAATGCCAATCATCCACTAGCTAATGCCATTAAAGAAGCCGCAGAAAACCAGGGAATCGTTTTGCCCTGCGTTCCTGATAGTGAGATGACCATCGGTCGTGGTGTGAAGGCTACTATTGAGGGAGTCGTTGTTTACGTTGGTAATTCCTTATACTTAAATCAGATGGGCATTAAAACTCCTTTGCATTTTCCCTTTGAAACTAAAGACATTGCAGAAAGTGCAACCTTAGTATACATAGCAAGAGGAACTACTCTTATAGGAGTCATTGTCATAACAGATTGTCTTCGTCCAAATGCAGAAAGCGCCATCCGTAGCATTCGAGAAGAAGGAATACCAGATATTGGGATTGTCTCTGGTGATACGGATACAGGAGTAACAGAAATTGCTAGTCGCTTAAAACTGGAGAAAATCTGGCCTAATATGCTCCCTCAGGACAAGTTTAATCTAATAAAATCTTTGCAAGAGCAGGGACATGTAGTGGGTATGGTTGGTGATGGAATCAATGACTCCCCATCATTAGCCCTTGCCAACGTAGGCATTGCTATGGGGGTAGGTGGAGCAGATGCAGCGATTGAAACAGCTGGTATTGTTCTACGAGAAGATAATCCGGAAAAAATTGTAGAAATTATTCGCCTTGGTAAAAAATCATTAGTAATCATCAGGCAAAATTTTGTTTTTGCCATCGGGGCCAATATCATCGGACTAGGGCTTGGTTCTGCTAAATTAATTTCACCGTTTTTAGCCGCAGTTTTGCACAATGCAAGTACTCTGGCAGTTGTACTGAATTCTACACGGCTTCTCACCTATGCTCCCCATCATCTTACCATAGAGAATGAACTCTCTCAAACCAGTAATAAGAGATATGAACTTTCCTATCAAGAAGAATCTTTAACACAAAAATTTTAGCAAACCTATCACGTCTATCACGAAAAACTCCTGCAAGGTTAAACCTTGCAGGAGTTTTCAGTTACCTCGCTTTTACAAGTCTTTCTTATACTACAGGCATGGGAGCAGGACGACAAGGTGCAAGTACTTTTTCGTCTTTCGCTAACCTGTCCCCTATTCTTTCTACACCTGCATCAATTACAGAGGTCAGCCCTGAAACTCCAAAAGCTAATAACCAATCAGCAATGGATAAGGACATAGTACCAAACGTTGGCTGCAAGCCAGGGATATGAATAACCCCTACCAGCAATACCATCGATAGTCCTACAGCTCCTACCAATGGCCAATTACTAAATAAATTTACTTTCCCTACCTGTTTTTCAATTCGGCAGTCAAAAATATGGAAAAACTGACTGATAGCCACTTGAGCCATTACTAATGTACTAGCAGCTACAAAATTACCAGTGGTCATCAGTTTCCATGCGTACAACGCTAAACTAATTGATCCCATAATTAACCCTCTGGTCAATACCTTTGGACCTAAGCGGCCCGAAAAAACACTATCCTTAGCACTCCTGGGTTTATGCTGCATAGTATCTTTAGCTGGAGGATCATTTACTAAAGCAATCGCTGGTAGACCATCGCCAATTAAATTAATCCATAACAATTGGACAGGTAATAATGGCAAAGGCAACCCTACCATGATTGCTAAAACCATTAAGACCACTTCACCAATATTGGTCGCTAGCAAATAACGAATCGCTTTCCTAATATTGGCATATATAGATCTGCCCTCTTCAATAGCTAGGACTATCGTAGCAAAATTATCATCAGATAAAATCATACTTGAAGCTTCCTTGGTTACATCAGTTCCCATAATACCCATAGCAATACCAATATCAGCGGCCTTAACTGCTGGTGCATCATTTACACCATCACCTGTCATCGCTACGACATAACCTTTTTCTTTTAACGCCTTAATGATACGTAATTTATGTTGGGGTGCTGTTCTAGCATAAACGCTTACTTTGCTCACAATTTCCGCTAGTTGTTTGTCTGACATTTGATCAAGTTCCTGCCCAAGCACTACCATGCCGCCATGATCCAACAAACCTAAATCTTTTGCAATGGCCTTAGCTGTGCTCGGATGATCTCCTGTGATCATTACGACTTTCACACCTGCCTTTTTACATTTTGCAATAGCCGCAGGCACCTCTGGCCTAGGAGGATCAATCATACCAATGAGTCCACAGAAAATCATATTCTGTTCCAAGTCTGCTTCATCACTATCATTGTCAGTATCTTCATGGCTAGATAAGTCCCGATAGGCTGTGGCTAAAACTCGTAACGCCTCATTAGCCATTTGCTCGTTAGCATGAGAAATTTTTTGTTTCACATCTGAACTTAGAGGTAAAATTTGCCCCTCATGTAAATAATGGGTGCACACTTCTAAGATACTATCAGGTGCTCCCTTACAATACAACTGTTTGCTCGACCCATCCTGATTGGTACAAAGAACTGACATCATTCGTCTTTCTGACTCAAAGGGATTCTCTTTAATGCGTTTATATGAAGCTGCTAATTTATCCCACCATAAGCCAGCCTTACCAGCGGCCACCAACAGAGCACCCTCGGTAGGGTCCCCTTGAATTCCCCTGCTGCTCCGATGTTGATCAAGAGATATGACTTGATCATGCTGTGATCTTTTACCATAACTTAGCTTTGCATTATTACATAGAGTACCAACCAGTAAGGTTTGCATCAATGCTGTTTCAGCATTTGGTTCACAAGCAATATTCTGATAATAAAACTTACCTTGCGGCACATATCCGTCGCCACTGACGCGGTATAATTTACCGCCTGCGTACATTTTACGTACAGTCATTTCATTTTTAGTCAGTGTCCCTGTCTTGTCTGAGCAGATAACATTGGCACACCCCAATGTTTCAATCGAACCCATCTTGCGAACAATAATATTACGTTTTGTCATCCGCTGCACTCCCATTGCCAAAGCAATCACCACAATTGCGGTTAAACCTTCTGGAATGGCTGCTACAGCTAAGCTGGCTGCTACTTGCAGCATATATAGCAAGTTTTGACCACGCAGAACTCCTATCAAAAATACTAAACCAGATATCGTTAAGCAACCATATGCCAGCATTGTTGCCAATTCTTCAAGTTTGCATTGCAATGGCGTTGGATCTGCCTTTTGCTGCTGAATGAGCATGGCGATCTTCCCCATCTCTGTAGCC
This window encodes:
- a CDS encoding cation-translocating P-type ATPase; protein product: MATTSPQIVHQIPGRIRVYHPRIKYNPNLAAQIEMLLREQKGIEECKANPKSGKILIKYNRDMISEEVLWPLLQNQSYNTSKPKVCKREKTKPFELEDVSIPTQIALVAIGGLALLYHLFRYLFRPAPLSLNLARQTSLITLITAFPILRSGVENLFLRRVLNNEILIGTAIILSVLLREGTTGLVVVWLVNLSTLIETLTLDKSRRTIRSMLEGNQKDAWLVINGQEILVPISQLKENDTVSVKLGSKIPVDGIIVNGEAVVNQAALTGEPVPVHKQIGDMVLAGSTIEQGTLYIKAERVGDKTSVARVIHLVEQATHSKAPIQKMADTYSARLIPASFILAFVVFLLTGDIRRTMTILIVACPCAAGLATPTALSAAIGNAASRGILVKGGRYLEEAGKIDFLLFDKTGTLTEGKSAVTKVISLHNGYDSNSILTLAAAAEANANHPLANAIKEAAENQGIVLPCVPDSEMTIGRGVKATIEGVVVYVGNSLYLNQMGIKTPLHFPFETKDIAESATLVYIARGTTLIGVIVITDCLRPNAESAIRSIREEGIPDIGIVSGDTDTGVTEIASRLKLEKIWPNMLPQDKFNLIKSLQEQGHVVGMVGDGINDSPSLALANVGIAMGVGGADAAIETAGIVLREDNPEKIVEIIRLGKKSLVIIRQNFVFAIGANIIGLGLGSAKLISPFLAAVLHNASTLAVVLNSTRLLTYAPHHLTIENELSQTSNKRYELSYQEESLTQKF